TCCGAATGCAGCGTCCACGCATGGATTTTCCATAACCCCCTCTTTGACCATGAGCCAGGCGCCGGCATCTTCTTCATTGGGCTGGAAAACAAATTTAATTTGGCCCCTGATGCGGGATTTGAGCTCACTGAGCACCTTGGCTGCCCCCAGCAGCATGGCAATGTGGCCGTCATGGCCGCAGGCATGCATCACCCCTTTTTTAGCTGACTGCCAGGCAAGGCCGGTCTCTTCTGTCACCGGCAGGGCATCAATGTCCGCCCGGAGCAGAATGGTTCTGCCGGGCCTGTCGCCTTTAAGCAGTCCCACAACACCGGTTTTTGCCATCTCTTTAACCGGGATTCCGGTTTTTGCTAAAAAATGTTTTACCTGGTCCCGGGTGCGAAATTCCTGGAAACCCAGTTCCGGGTGCTGGTGAAAATCCCGCCGCATAGCAATGATTTCAGGTGTCAGGTTTTCAATGTGCTGTTTGATTTCCATTTTAAAGAATACTTCGCAAAAATCCCTGTGTGCGGAGGTTTTGGGGGTTGGAAAAAATCTCTTTGGGGGTATTTTCTTCGACAATGATTCCATCATCCATGAAAATGACCCGGTCGGCCACTTCTTTTGCAAATCCCATTTCATGGGTCACCACCACCATTGTCATTCCCTCCCGGCCCAGCTGCTTCATCACTTCGAGAACCTCTCCCACCAGTTCCGGGTCCAGGGCGCTGGTGGGTTCATCAAACAGCATGGCTTTGGGACGCAGGGCAAGGGACCGTGCAATGGCCACCCGCTGTTTTTGCCCCCCGCTCAAGTGGTCGGGATAGGTATTTGCCTTATCAGCCAGACCCACTTTTTCCAGCAGTTGCAGGCCCAGTTTTTTTGCATCCGGTCCGGACATTTTGCGGACCTTCAAAGGGCCCAGGGTGACATTTTCCAGGGTGGTCTTATGGGGAAACAGGTTGAACTGCTGAAATACCATGCCGGCTTCGGTGCGGATCATATTGATATTGGTATTTTTGTCCATGATATCCTGCCCGTCCACGATAACGGTTCCCGAGGTGATCTCCTCCAGCCGGTTGATACACCGCAACAGTGTGC
Above is a window of Desulfotignum balticum DSM 7044 DNA encoding:
- a CDS encoding amino acid ABC transporter ATP-binding protein; the encoded protein is MIKIKNLHKNFGTLEVLKGIDLDISQGEVTVIMGPSGSGKSTLLRCINRLEEITSGTVIVDGQDIMDKNTNINMIRTEAGMVFQQFNLFPHKTTLENVTLGPLKVRKMSGPDAKKLGLQLLEKVGLADKANTYPDHLSGGQKQRVAIARSLALRPKAMLFDEPTSALDPELVGEVLEVMKQLGREGMTMVVVTHEMGFAKEVADRVIFMDDGIIVEENTPKEIFSNPQNLRTQGFLRSIL